A window of Dorea formicigenerans contains these coding sequences:
- a CDS encoding ABC1 kinase family protein, which translates to MSEKKNENGYKGRFREIAAVLHKHEISKGITPEKLRLILEDLGPTFVKVGQLMSLRSDILPKNYCDELQKLCSDVPPMPFYEVEEVLRDSFGYEWQEEFEWIDETPLGSASIAQVHRARLKTGEEVVIKVQRKGIYETMARDIGLMHKLVSLVPPISITDMVDFKMVLNELWKVTQEEMNFIIEAGNMEEFKEKNRDVAFVDTPVLFKEYTTSSVIVMEYIDGYAIDDKEHLLEDGYDMNEIGSKYVDNFIKQVMDDGFFHADPHPGNVRIRDGKIVWIDMGMMGRLTERDREQIAKAVEGVAFNDIGMIQDAVLALGEFRGEPDPSQLYKDIRGLMAKYGTADMGNIDVAEVLQDLMDVMKENKITMPHGLTMLARGLAHVEGVLADISPQINMVEIAASRLKSQFIQNHDWKKEAKSGAKSIYLSMRKAVDIPALVADLLDGYMKGQTRINLDLHAGEDLANLLRRVTRNVVMGLWVMALLISSSIICTTDMKPKILGIPALGAIGYLGASVIVLYVFIKHIFSRK; encoded by the coding sequence GTGTCCGAAAAGAAAAATGAAAATGGATACAAAGGAAGATTTCGAGAAATAGCGGCGGTTCTTCACAAGCATGAAATTTCAAAAGGAATCACTCCGGAAAAGTTGAGGTTGATTTTGGAAGACTTGGGACCGACTTTTGTTAAGGTCGGTCAGTTGATGTCCCTGAGATCAGATATTTTACCGAAGAATTATTGTGATGAATTGCAGAAGTTGTGTTCCGATGTACCTCCGATGCCTTTTTATGAGGTGGAGGAGGTGCTTCGGGACTCTTTTGGATATGAGTGGCAGGAAGAATTTGAGTGGATCGATGAGACACCGCTTGGTTCAGCGTCTATCGCGCAGGTGCATCGGGCACGGTTAAAAACTGGAGAAGAAGTGGTCATTAAGGTACAGCGAAAAGGTATTTATGAGACCATGGCGCGAGATATCGGACTCATGCACAAGCTGGTATCCCTTGTTCCACCAATCAGTATCACTGACATGGTGGATTTTAAAATGGTATTGAATGAGCTGTGGAAGGTCACTCAAGAGGAAATGAATTTCATCATTGAAGCCGGGAATATGGAAGAGTTCAAAGAGAAGAACAGGGACGTTGCATTTGTGGATACGCCGGTTCTTTTTAAAGAATACACCACGTCTTCGGTTATTGTGATGGAGTACATTGATGGTTACGCCATTGATGATAAGGAACATTTGCTGGAAGATGGCTATGATATGAATGAAATAGGAAGCAAATATGTGGACAATTTCATCAAACAGGTCATGGACGACGGCTTTTTTCATGCGGATCCGCACCCGGGAAATGTACGAATCCGGGATGGTAAGATTGTCTGGATCGACATGGGTATGATGGGACGACTTACAGAACGCGACCGGGAACAGATTGCCAAGGCAGTGGAAGGTGTTGCCTTTAATGATATCGGCATGATCCAGGATGCTGTGCTGGCGCTTGGAGAATTTCGCGGAGAGCCAGATCCAAGCCAGCTTTATAAGGACATTCGAGGTTTGATGGCAAAGTATGGAACGGCAGATATGGGAAATATTGACGTGGCAGAAGTCCTTCAGGATCTCATGGATGTCATGAAGGAAAATAAAATCACCATGCCCCACGGACTGACTATGCTGGCGAGAGGACTTGCTCATGTAGAGGGGGTGCTTGCGGATATCAGTCCGCAGATTAATATGGTAGAGATTGCAGCATCCCGGCTGAAAAGTCAGTTTATCCAGAATCATGACTGGAAAAAAGAAGCAAAATCCGGGGCGAAGAGCATTTATCTGTCTATGAGAAAAGCAGTGGATATTCCGGCTCTTGTGGCAGATCTTTTAGACGGTTACATGAAAGGTCAGACGAGGATCAATCTGGATCTGCATGCAGGAGAAGACCTGGCGAATTTGTTGCGCCGCGTCACGAGAAATGTGGTCATGGGTCTTTGGGTCATGGCGCTGCTTATTAGTTCCAGCATTATCTGCACGACAGATATGAAGCCGAAGATTCTGGGCATCCCGGCACTTGGTGCAATTGGATACTTAGGCGCATCTGTAATTGTACTCTATGTGTTTATAAAACACATTTTTTCAAGGAAATAA
- a CDS encoding YcxB family protein, with protein MEVQSVINESALKEARKYLIKPGIRKISAIASAAFVLLAAYCMLAGRPSTMLLAVFAIVIFYGELKMIESKQIKGFLKKLDELYGKKEVIAPIVFRDADILIQNPLSGGKNAVRYEVMDTLIETEHYFLLFTKEWQITIIAKDGMDSGEKDRFLKMMEEKMPGLKRKYGKK; from the coding sequence ATGGAAGTACAGTCGGTTATTAATGAGTCAGCATTAAAAGAGGCGAGAAAATATCTGATCAAGCCGGGAATCCGTAAGATCAGTGCAATTGCCAGTGCAGCATTTGTGCTGCTGGCAGCATATTGTATGTTGGCAGGAAGACCGTCTACGATGTTGCTGGCAGTATTTGCAATTGTCATTTTTTATGGGGAATTAAAAATGATCGAGAGCAAACAGATTAAAGGATTCCTGAAAAAATTGGATGAGCTTTATGGAAAAAAAGAAGTGATCGCACCAATTGTATTTCGCGATGCAGATATTCTGATCCAGAATCCGCTTTCCGGTGGGAAAAATGCAGTCAGATATGAAGTTATGGATACATTAATTGAGACAGAGCATTATTTCCTTCTCTTTACAAAGGAGTGGCAGATCACAATTATTGCGAAAGATGGAATGGATTCAGGAGAAAAAGACAGGTTCTTGAAAATGATGGAAGAAAAGATGCCGGGCTTAAAGAGAAAGTATGGAAAGAAATAA
- a CDS encoding sensor histidine kinase, producing the protein MDTKLKNRHKLAIFFIMITILIPSLAMMTGYFGWYQMKTETKTKAFKNAEKSSDFLGHFLESTYLLYNTESERKYADDVEKSLYDSYNAEMSEYSHFNSYLDYRVLDENGGDVEKSTVSSGKNLTESNLKNYALGMIISYDANGKPSVNIKKSDYAKEQTVTMRKLIGNYFQDSWLSYCEVTIYPDTDEDYEEVSLQTPKNRTYLFAMSTENLKEYINDYKIGNPDSDYAPDEMNNTILLWMLVVAAAAWLYPCFKTFQTGNEKIFHAPLEVTVIAAFVLIEILMNQSGALLSRTKGYPDFLDWMVWLGTFAATYWIAASLRRVIPLGIKGYLKQQTMVGRHWKKIKMIGSNGEDTAKSLGKRFKAFVAKVWKSLQEVDLTDKSNKILLRIVICNFAVLFLVCLFWDYRMQALVIYSIILFFILRKYYKDIKRKYARLLEATGELAKGNMNVEIQEDLGVFNPFKPEIEKIQEGYKKAVEEEIKSQRMKTELITNVSHDLKTPLTAIITYVNLLKDEKDEEKKKEYVDVLERKSMRLKVLIEDLFDISKASSKNITLNLTDVDVVNLFKQVKLELDEKIEKTDLEFKCNYPEEKMMAVLDGQKTYRIFENLIVNVTKYAMPHTRVFVDIFREENEIVVQMKNVSKDELTFNPQEITERFVRGDESRNSEGSGLGLAIVRSFTELQGGHFHVETEADLFKAEIRWPWKNK; encoded by the coding sequence TTGGATACAAAATTGAAAAACAGGCATAAATTAGCTATATTTTTTATCATGATTACAATATTGATTCCATCATTGGCAATGATGACCGGGTATTTTGGCTGGTATCAGATGAAAACTGAGACGAAGACAAAAGCATTTAAAAATGCGGAGAAATCGTCAGATTTTCTGGGACATTTTCTGGAGAGTACGTATCTGCTCTATAATACAGAAAGTGAAAGAAAGTACGCAGATGATGTTGAAAAATCTCTGTATGATTCTTACAATGCAGAAATGTCAGAGTATTCACATTTTAATTCTTATCTGGACTATCGGGTGCTTGATGAAAATGGCGGTGATGTTGAAAAAAGTACGGTCAGTTCAGGGAAGAATCTGACAGAAAGCAATCTAAAAAATTATGCCCTTGGAATGATTATTTCGTATGATGCAAATGGGAAACCAAGTGTCAACATTAAGAAAAGTGATTATGCAAAAGAACAGACAGTAACCATGAGAAAGCTTATCGGGAATTATTTTCAGGACAGCTGGCTGTCTTATTGTGAAGTGACGATTTATCCTGATACGGATGAGGATTATGAGGAAGTATCCTTGCAGACACCGAAGAACCGAACATACTTGTTTGCAATGTCAACGGAGAATCTGAAGGAGTATATCAATGATTATAAAATCGGAAATCCGGATTCGGATTACGCACCAGATGAAATGAATAATACAATTTTGTTGTGGATGCTGGTCGTAGCGGCTGCGGCATGGCTATATCCTTGCTTCAAGACTTTTCAGACGGGAAATGAAAAAATCTTCCATGCTCCGTTGGAGGTGACTGTGATTGCAGCTTTTGTGCTGATTGAAATCTTGATGAATCAAAGCGGAGCATTGTTAAGCCGGACGAAAGGGTATCCGGATTTCTTAGACTGGATGGTGTGGCTCGGAACATTTGCAGCCACATACTGGATCGCAGCGAGCCTTAGAAGAGTCATACCGCTGGGAATAAAAGGATACTTGAAACAGCAGACCATGGTCGGACGCCATTGGAAGAAAATCAAAATGATAGGGAGCAACGGAGAAGATACTGCAAAATCCCTTGGAAAAAGATTTAAAGCATTTGTTGCAAAAGTATGGAAATCGCTGCAGGAAGTAGATTTGACGGATAAGAGCAACAAAATTTTACTCAGAATCGTTATTTGCAACTTTGCCGTATTATTTTTAGTATGTCTTTTCTGGGACTATCGCATGCAGGCACTTGTCATATATTCCATTATATTATTCTTCATTTTGCGGAAATATTACAAAGACATAAAGCGAAAATACGCCAGACTTTTAGAAGCAACCGGAGAATTGGCGAAAGGCAATATGAATGTGGAAATCCAGGAAGATCTTGGCGTGTTCAATCCATTTAAACCAGAGATTGAAAAGATTCAGGAAGGCTACAAAAAAGCAGTGGAAGAGGAAATAAAAAGCCAGCGTATGAAGACAGAACTCATTACAAATGTGTCCCACGATCTGAAAACACCACTGACAGCAATCATTACTTATGTTAATCTTCTGAAAGATGAAAAAGACGAAGAGAAAAAGAAAGAGTATGTCGATGTGCTGGAACGAAAATCTATGCGCCTGAAAGTGCTGATTGAAGATTTGTTCGATATCAGTAAGGCAAGCAGCAAAAATATAACATTGAATCTGACAGATGTTGATGTTGTGAACCTGTTTAAACAGGTGAAGCTGGAACTGGATGAAAAAATCGAAAAAACAGATCTGGAATTCAAATGCAATTATCCGGAAGAAAAGATGATGGCTGTTCTGGATGGACAAAAGACATACCGGATCTTTGAAAACCTGATCGTGAACGTTACCAAATACGCAATGCCACATACAAGGGTATTTGTGGATATTTTCAGAGAAGAAAATGAAATCGTAGTACAGATGAAAAATGTTTCGAAAGATGAATTGACATTCAATCCACAGGAGATTACCGAGCGTTTTGTACGCGGTGATGAATCCAGAAATTCAGAGGGCTCCGGTCTGGGACTTGCAATCGTAAGAAGCTTTACAGAACTGCAAGGTGGACACTTCCATGTTGAGACAGAGGCAGATCTGTTCAAGGCAGAGATACGGTGGCCGTGGAAAAATAAATAA
- a CDS encoding phosphatase PAP2 family protein encodes MCKKEKKEILRILLPPIFTFLLNSVVYWGAPLIKTGIVVHNLSSSVDRIVPFMPQFIIIYFGCYIFWVVNYLLIAAQKEEHRYQFFTADFYARLICFVCFVFFPTTNTRPELTGSDIFTGAVRFLYQIDKPVNLFPSIHCMASWFCCIGLRKCENVPKWYQNLSEIIAVLVFISTLALRQHVLVDVFSGILVAEVTWQISRRTNGYRIYQRIIENMSDWLQHIINRLKHVWKDLFFRAKRKQLTGGRKNGR; translated from the coding sequence ATGTGTAAAAAAGAGAAAAAAGAAATCTTAAGAATTTTATTGCCACCGATATTTACATTTTTGTTGAATTCTGTGGTATACTGGGGTGCACCCTTAATTAAAACAGGAATTGTGGTACACAATCTGTCGAGTTCTGTTGACAGGATTGTTCCATTTATGCCGCAATTCATCATAATTTATTTTGGATGCTATATATTCTGGGTTGTGAATTATCTACTCATTGCGGCGCAGAAAGAGGAACACAGGTATCAATTTTTTACTGCTGACTTTTATGCGCGGCTGATCTGTTTTGTCTGTTTTGTATTTTTCCCAACTACAAATACAAGACCGGAACTTACAGGCAGTGATATCTTTACTGGTGCAGTTCGTTTCCTGTACCAGATTGACAAGCCGGTAAATTTGTTTCCGTCTATTCACTGTATGGCGAGCTGGTTTTGCTGTATAGGACTTAGAAAATGTGAAAATGTTCCAAAGTGGTACCAAAATTTGTCTGAGATTATCGCAGTTCTGGTATTTATTTCTACCCTTGCGCTCAGACAGCATGTACTGGTTGATGTATTTAGTGGAATTTTGGTGGCAGAAGTAACATGGCAGATCAGCAGACGTACGAATGGATATCGGATTTATCAGAGAATCATTGAAAATATGTCAGATTGGCTGCAACATATCATTAACCGGCTGAAACATGTATGGAAGGATTTGTTTTTTCGGGCCAAAAGGAAACAGCTGACAGGGGGAAGGAAGAATGGCAGATAA
- a CDS encoding 5-methyltetrahydropteroyltriglutamate--homocysteine S-methyltransferase, which translates to MIQIKYDIVGSFLRPEAIKKARAEFKSGAITREDLKKVEDEEITKLVKKEVEHGLPFITDGEFRRRWWHLDWLKEFDGFDTIHFTKEINGTSNEIELGTVTGKIFYDKNKVHPEVEAWDYLHRLASQYEGVTAKKCISGPNMILIDHFLQLGNKETPYYGRDLKALIDDIAKAYQEAILDFYDHGCRYLQIDDTSWTYLIDEKFLQKVEALGYTQKEVLNWFWNVSTKALEKKPVDMVVATHFCKGNFKGNPLFSGFYDAVAPVIADIPYDAFFVEYDDARSGSFEPWKVLKDKDALFVAGLISTKNPVLEDHDEIKKRYEEAKAVVGEQIALSPQCGFASVEEGNCIDEETQWKKIDLLVSCKDFL; encoded by the coding sequence ATGATTCAGATAAAGTATGATATTGTAGGTTCTTTCCTCCGCCCGGAGGCAATTAAAAAAGCGAGAGCAGAGTTTAAAAGTGGTGCAATCACAAGAGAAGATTTGAAAAAGGTTGAGGACGAGGAGATTACAAAGCTGGTTAAAAAAGAAGTGGAGCATGGCCTTCCATTTATCACAGATGGAGAGTTCCGCCGCCGCTGGTGGCATCTGGACTGGCTGAAAGAGTTCGATGGATTTGATACAATTCATTTTACGAAGGAAATCAATGGAACGAGTAATGAAATCGAGCTTGGAACAGTGACAGGAAAGATTTTCTATGACAAGAATAAGGTTCACCCGGAGGTGGAAGCATGGGATTATCTTCACAGGCTGGCATCCCAGTATGAAGGTGTGACTGCGAAGAAATGTATTTCCGGTCCGAATATGATTCTGATCGATCACTTCCTTCAGCTTGGCAACAAAGAAACTCCGTATTATGGAAGAGATTTAAAAGCTTTGATTGATGATATTGCAAAGGCTTATCAGGAGGCAATTTTGGATTTTTATGATCATGGATGCCGCTATCTGCAGATTGACGATACTTCATGGACCTACCTGATTGATGAGAAGTTTTTACAGAAAGTAGAAGCACTTGGTTATACGCAGAAAGAGGTGTTGAACTGGTTTTGGAATGTGTCCACAAAAGCATTGGAAAAGAAGCCTGTTGATATGGTTGTTGCAACACATTTCTGCAAAGGAAATTTCAAAGGGAATCCGTTATTTTCTGGATTTTATGATGCAGTGGCACCAGTCATTGCAGACATTCCGTATGATGCATTCTTTGTAGAGTATGACGATGCGCGCTCAGGTTCTTTTGAACCTTGGAAAGTGTTAAAAGATAAGGACGCTCTCTTTGTGGCAGGGCTGATCTCCACAAAGAATCCTGTTCTGGAAGACCACGATGAAATTAAGAAACGTTATGAGGAAGCAAAAGCGGTAGTGGGAGAGCAGATTGCACTTTCCCCGCAGTGTGGATTTGCTTCCGTGGAAGAAGGAAACTGTATTGACGAAGAGACGCAGTGGAAGAAGATAGACCTTCTTGTATCCTGCAAGGACTTCTTATAA
- a CDS encoding MATE family efflux transporter, whose protein sequence is MERDLTSGSVFKTVVYFSLPYLLSYFLQTLYGMADLFIVGQFGGVSSTTAVSIGSQIMHMLTVMIVGLAMGSTVMIGRSIGAKNKRQAAECIGNTVTMFMGIAMVLMAVLLVLVRPIVGIMSTPAEAVEGTVRYLTICFIGIPFITAYNIISSIFRGMGDSKSPMYFIAVACAANIGLDYLFIGLLGLDAAGAALGTTIAQAISVVVSMVVILKRKGGIRLEKSDFRPKRMTMKNILKVGVPVCLQDGFIQVSFVVITIFANQRGLTDAAAVGIVEKIISILFLVPSSMMSTISALVAQNIGAGKHDRAKLTLKYVLMITVTYGLIMTIIVQFVSVPLVGLFTNDGAVAVSGAGYLRSYASDCIFAGIHFCLSGYFYAYGLSVISFIHNSISIVCARIPLSYYASVHFKDTLFPMGCAAPAGSLISVVICVGVFIWLEHHEDKYQNI, encoded by the coding sequence ATGGAGAGAGATTTGACGAGTGGCAGTGTGTTCAAGACGGTAGTTTATTTTTCTTTACCGTACTTGTTGTCATACTTTTTACAGACATTATATGGAATGGCAGATCTGTTCATTGTAGGGCAGTTCGGAGGAGTCAGCAGTACGACAGCAGTGTCGATCGGAAGTCAGATCATGCATATGTTAACGGTAATGATAGTGGGACTTGCCATGGGTTCGACAGTGATGATCGGTCGTAGTATCGGTGCAAAAAATAAACGGCAGGCAGCGGAATGTATCGGAAATACGGTGACGATGTTTATGGGAATAGCTATGGTTCTGATGGCAGTCCTTCTTGTGCTTGTCCGACCAATTGTGGGAATAATGTCTACTCCGGCGGAGGCAGTAGAAGGGACAGTTCGTTATCTGACTATTTGTTTTATAGGGATTCCTTTTATCACAGCTTATAATATTATCAGCTCCATTTTCCGGGGGATGGGGGATTCTAAGAGTCCGATGTATTTTATTGCGGTGGCATGTGCGGCCAATATCGGATTGGATTATCTGTTTATTGGGCTGCTGGGGTTGGATGCAGCCGGTGCCGCCCTTGGAACGACAATCGCACAGGCAATCAGTGTAGTTGTATCGATGGTTGTGATTTTGAAAAGAAAGGGTGGAATTCGTCTGGAAAAATCGGATTTCAGACCGAAACGCATGACCATGAAAAATATTTTAAAGGTCGGAGTTCCGGTGTGCCTGCAGGACGGTTTCATCCAGGTATCTTTTGTTGTAATCACGATTTTTGCAAACCAGCGAGGACTGACAGATGCGGCAGCAGTTGGAATTGTGGAGAAGATCATCAGTATTTTATTCCTTGTTCCATCGTCTATGATGTCTACAATCTCAGCACTTGTGGCGCAGAATATCGGAGCGGGAAAACACGACCGTGCAAAGCTGACATTAAAATATGTGCTGATGATTACGGTGACATATGGATTAATTATGACGATTATCGTACAGTTTGTGTCAGTTCCGCTGGTAGGATTATTTACAAATGATGGTGCAGTTGCAGTAAGTGGAGCCGGATATCTTCGCAGCTATGCGTCAGACTGCATTTTCGCAGGAATTCATTTCTGCCTGAGTGGATATTTCTATGCATATGGTCTGTCAGTGATTTCGTTCATTCATAATTCGATATCGATTGTGTGTGCGAGAATCCCACTATCCTACTATGCGTCAGTGCATTTTAAGGATACGCTGTTCCCAATGGGATGTGCAGCTCCGGCAGGCTCACTCATTTCTGTAGTGATTTGTGTTGGTGTCTTTATCTGGCTGGAGCACCACGAAGATAAGTATCAAAATATATAG
- a CDS encoding response regulator transcription factor — MEMNHVLIVEDDKEIREGVEIYLKSQGYVVFQAADGVEGLEVIEKEEIHLAIVDVMMPRMDGIQMTVKLREKYDFPVIFLSAKSEEVDKIMGLNMGADDYVTKPFTPLELLARVNSQLRRYRRFMEKLGDKEKTQNIHVIGGLELDEERVEVRVDGELVKVTPMEYKILLLLMKNPGRVFSADEIYERVWNERAVNTDTIMVHVRNIREKIEINPKEPKYLKVVWGVGYKIEKQA; from the coding sequence ATGGAAATGAACCATGTGCTGATCGTTGAAGACGATAAGGAAATCCGGGAGGGTGTTGAGATATATTTGAAAAGCCAGGGATATGTAGTATTCCAGGCGGCAGACGGAGTTGAGGGACTGGAAGTAATTGAGAAGGAAGAAATCCATCTGGCAATTGTGGATGTGATGATGCCAAGAATGGACGGGATCCAGATGACGGTAAAGCTTCGGGAAAAATACGATTTTCCGGTGATTTTTCTGTCTGCAAAATCAGAAGAAGTGGATAAGATCATGGGGCTTAATATGGGAGCTGATGATTATGTAACAAAACCATTTACTCCATTGGAGCTGCTTGCAAGAGTAAATTCACAGCTTCGCAGATACCGGAGATTTATGGAAAAATTAGGAGACAAAGAAAAGACGCAGAACATTCACGTGATCGGAGGTCTTGAACTAGATGAAGAACGAGTGGAAGTTCGTGTGGATGGGGAACTTGTAAAAGTAACTCCGATGGAATATAAAATTTTATTACTGTTAATGAAGAATCCTGGAAGGGTGTTCTCTGCAGACGAGATTTATGAACGTGTGTGGAATGAACGTGCAGTCAACACAGACACGATCATGGTGCATGTGCGGAATATTCGTGAGAAAATTGAGATTAACCCGAAGGAACCAAAATATTTGAAGGTGGTGTGGGGAGTTGGATACAAAATTGAAAAACAGGCATAA
- a CDS encoding diacylglycerol kinase family protein, with translation MKMEKKDPLYRSFGYAFQGIFTCVRKERNMKIHCVAAVVVVIAGVILKISAIEWCICMVLFGLVMALEHVNTAVEAVVDMVTEEYHPLAKVAKDTAAGAVLIAAIMAAIAGCIIFLPKIAQILQ, from the coding sequence ATGAAAATGGAAAAGAAAGATCCGCTATATCGAAGTTTCGGCTATGCCTTTCAGGGAATTTTTACTTGTGTCCGGAAAGAACGGAATATGAAGATTCATTGTGTGGCGGCAGTGGTTGTTGTGATTGCGGGTGTGATTTTGAAGATTTCAGCGATTGAGTGGTGCATCTGTATGGTGCTGTTCGGACTGGTCATGGCGCTGGAACATGTGAATACGGCAGTGGAAGCGGTGGTGGATATGGTGACAGAAGAATATCACCCGTTGGCGAAAGTTGCGAAAGATACCGCAGCAGGAGCAGTGCTCATTGCGGCAATTATGGCAGCAATCGCAGGGTGCATTATATTTTTGCCGAAGATAGCGCAGATATTGCAGTAA
- a CDS encoding lysylphosphatidylglycerol synthase transmembrane domain-containing protein: protein MADKKKMIFNIVFLILVFAGTLYGVFHGEDLGKIVHIVKTVDPLWLIPGVICVVIFIWGESIIIFYMMHTLGIKLKKWTCFLFSSVGFFFSCITPSATGGQPAQIYYMKKEKIPIPVSTLVLMIVTITYKLVLVVIGVTLTIFGQGFIKAHLYRVRHIFYLGTALNVFCVSGMLVLVFHPMLARSILVKGLDLLEKMHLMKKKSSRLEKLNASMDQYRATAVYLREHVWVLVEVFAITVFQRFALFAATWFVYKAFGLSGSSAFVIIILQGTISVAVDMLPLPGGMGISEQLFLRIFLPIFGSKLLLPGMLLSRGLGYYTELLLSALLTIVANFTIGRNVKKG, encoded by the coding sequence ATGGCAGATAAGAAAAAAATGATATTTAATATAGTATTCCTGATCCTTGTATTTGCCGGAACACTGTATGGCGTCTTTCACGGGGAGGATCTTGGAAAAATCGTCCACATTGTGAAGACTGTGGATCCGCTTTGGCTGATTCCGGGTGTGATCTGTGTCGTGATTTTTATCTGGGGTGAATCCATCATCATTTTTTATATGATGCACACGCTTGGAATCAAACTGAAAAAATGGACCTGTTTTTTATTTTCCTCGGTCGGTTTTTTCTTTAGCTGTATTACTCCGTCAGCGACAGGCGGACAGCCGGCTCAGATATATTATATGAAAAAAGAGAAGATTCCGATTCCGGTGTCTACGCTTGTTCTTATGATCGTGACTATTACATATAAGCTGGTACTTGTGGTAATCGGAGTTACACTGACAATTTTTGGTCAGGGCTTTATTAAGGCACACCTTTACCGGGTTCGTCACATTTTTTATCTGGGGACGGCACTCAATGTATTCTGTGTGTCAGGAATGCTGGTACTTGTATTTCATCCGATGCTTGCAAGATCAATTCTTGTAAAAGGACTTGACCTTCTGGAAAAAATGCATTTGATGAAGAAAAAGAGTTCAAGACTTGAAAAGTTGAATGCTTCTATGGATCAGTACCGTGCGACGGCGGTGTATCTGCGGGAGCATGTATGGGTGCTTGTGGAAGTGTTTGCAATTACAGTATTCCAGAGATTTGCATTATTCGCGGCAACCTGGTTTGTATATAAAGCATTTGGACTCTCCGGAAGTTCTGCATTTGTCATAATTATATTGCAGGGAACCATCTCTGTGGCTGTGGATATGTTGCCACTGCCAGGAGGAATGGGAATCAGCGAACAGTTATTTTTAAGAATATTTTTACCAATATTTGGAAGTAAGTTATTGCTTCCGGGAATGCTCTTAAGCCGTGGCCTGGGATATTACACCGAGCTGCTCTTAAGTGCACTGCTTACAATTGTTGCGAATTTTACAATAGGAAGAAATGTTAAAAAGGGATAA